A genome region from Camelina sativa cultivar DH55 chromosome 10, Cs, whole genome shotgun sequence includes the following:
- the LOC104718288 gene encoding plasma membrane-associated cation-binding protein 1 codes for MGYWNSKVVPKFKKLFEKNSAKKAAAAEACKTFDDSKETINKEIEEKKTELQPKVVETYEATSAEVKALVRDPKEAGLKKNSAAVVKYLEELVKIEFPGSTAVKDASSTYGANYVAGPVTFLFEKVCVFLPEEVKTREVVAEEPAKTEEPAKTEEPVKTEETSGEKEKDIVEEIKKDETATTAVVEEKKPEVEETKPVEEVKKEEATPAPAVVETPVKEPETTTAPVAEPPKP; via the exons ATGGGATACTGGAATTCTAAGGTTGTTCCAAAATTCAAGAAGTTATTCGAGAAGAATAGCGCTAAGaaggctgctgctgctgaagctTGCAAGACCTTTGATGACTCTAAG GAAACAATCAACAAGGAAATTGAGGAGAAAAAGACAGAACTCCAACCAAAGGTCGTGGAAACCTATGAGGCCACGTCTGCCGAAGTCAAG GCTTTGGTGAGAGACCCTAAGGAGGCTGGTTTGAAGAAAAACTCAGCGGCTGTGGTGAAGTATCTCGAGGAGCTTGTCAAAATTG AATTCCCCGGATCAACGGCTGTGAAAGACGCTTCGTCTACCTATGGAGCTAACTATGTCGCAGGACCGGTCACGTTCTTATTCGAGAAGGTATGTGTGTTCCTCCCCGAGGAGGTGAAGACACGAGAAGTTGTGGCCGAGGAACCGGCCAAAACCGAAGAGCCAGCCAAAACTGAAGAACCGGTCAAAACCGAAGAAACAAGTGGTGAGAAAGAGAAGGATATTGTTGAAGAGATTAAGAAAGACGAGACCGCTACAACCGCGGTcgtggaagagaagaaaccggAGGTAGAGGAGACGAAGCCTGTTGAAGAAgtgaaaaaggaagaagctacTCCAGCTCCGGCGGTGGTTGAAACTCCGGTTAAGGAACCGGAAACGACGACGGCGCCAGTGGCTGAACCACCAAAGCCTTGA
- the LOC104718289 gene encoding putative cytochrome P450 71A28 gives MEMILISLCFTTFLAFLFFLNPLLKRTITTKLNQPPSPWRLPVIGNLHQLSLHPHRSFRSLSLRYGPLMLLHFGRVPTLVVSSADVAHDVLKTHDLKFANRPKTKAVDIIMNGGRDVAFSSYGEYWRQMKSVCTIHLLGKRMVSSFEKVREEEINIVMEKLEKASSSSLPVNLSNLLLNMSNDVICRVAMGRKYSREENTSNFEYQLRKVMELLGAFPVGDYIPGLAWIDKLRGLDRKMEEVSKTFVEFLERVVQEHVDEVEKKETLDFVDILLEIQRDKTNGFELARSDIRLIILDIFLGGTTTFFTAIDWAMILLIRHPESMKKLQEEIRMYSRNKLYVSEEEVENMKYLKAVIKEVLRLHPPGPLLIPRLLSEDVKLKGYDIAAGTMVFINAWAIHRDTTKWGPDAEEFKPERHLGLPLDFRGQDFNFIPFGSGRRLCPAIDFATTLIEVALANFVYRFNWRVENRPLGDDDEYYLAETTGIEVCRKFPLIAFPASTLSKV, from the exons ATGGAAATGATATTAATCTCTCTATGCTTTACAACTTTCTtagcttttctcttcttcctaaaCCCACTCCTCAAACGAACCATCACCACCAAACTTAACCAACCACCCTCTCCGTGGCGGCTTCCGGTGATTGGAAACCTCCACCAGCTCAGCCTACACCCTCACCGCTCCTTTCGTTCCCTGAGCCTCCGCTATGGTCCGCTCATGCTCCTTCACTTCGGCCGTGTCCCTACCCTCGTTGTCTCATCCGCTGACGTAGCTCATGACGTCTTGAAAACACACGACCTTAAGTTTGCCAACCGTCCTAAAACCAAAGCTGTCGATATAATTATGAACGGCGGGCGAGATGTGGCCTTTTCCTCCTACGGCGAATATTGGAGACAGATGAAG AGTGTGTGTACTATCCATCTCCTCGGTAAGCGAATGGTTAGTTCCTTCGAGAaagtaagagaagaagagataaatatAGTGATGGAGAAGCTTGAGAAagcaagctcttcttctttgccgGTAAACCTAAGCAATTTACTCCTTAATATGTCAAACGATGTGATATGCAGAGTTGCTATGGGAAGAAAATATAGCCGTGAGGAAAACACTAGCAATTTTGAATACCAATTGAGAAAAGTCATGGAGCTTCTAGGCGCTTTCCCGGTCGGAGATTACATCCCTGGTTTGGCTTGGATAGATAAACTCCGCGGTTTGGATCGTAAAATGGAAGAGGTAAGCAAAACGTTTGTGGAGTTTCTCGAACGAGTGGTTCAAGAACATGTAGATGAAGTTGAGAAGAAAGAGACATtagattttgttgatatattgtTAGAAATTCAAAGAGACAAGACAAATGGATTCGAGCTTGCTAGAAGCGACATCAGACTCATCATTTTG GATATTTTCTTAGGAGGAACAACAACATTTTTCACGGCCATCGACTGGGCAATGATACTTCTCATAAGACATCCAGAATCTATGAAAAAACTCCAAGAAGAGATCCGAATGTATTCGAGAAATAAGTTATAtgtatcagaagaagaagttgagaataTGAAATACCTAAAAGCTGTGATTAAAGAAGTCCTTCGACTACATCCCCCAGGCCCATTGTTAATTCCCAGACTACTTAGTGAAGATGTCAAACTAAAGGGTTATGATATTGCGGCTGGCACAATG GTATTCATCAACGCTTGGGCCATTCATCGAGACACCACAAAATGGGGACCAGATGCAGAAGAGTTTAAGCCAGAGAGGCATTTGGGTCTACCTCTGGACTTTCGAGGACAAGACTTCAACTTCATTCCATTCGGATCGGGAAGAAGGTTATGTCCTGCCATAGACTTTGCAACAACGTTAATTGAGGTGGCCTTGGCAAACTTTGTGTACCGGTTTAACTGGAGAGTCGAGAATAGACCacttggagatgatgatgagtacTATCTAGCTGAAACAACCGGTATTGAAGTTTGCCGCAAGTTCCCT